TAACTTACTTTCTTTTGTGGAGTTGTAAGCCTTTGTGAGGTATTCTAGCATTAATTCTACATCCTCTTGCTCTACACGTTCTCCTATAGTAGTATATATGCGAGCCAGGTGTATACATGCATCTGTGTGGAATGTTATACCATCGGCTGTTGTCCAGTCCTTATTTTGAGAAGCAAGACCATAGTATGCCTCAAAATTTTCTGCTGCATTGTAATAATCAGCTAAAACAAAGAAACTATCCATATTTATTATGAGTACTTTGCATTGCTAAATCACTGTATCTTTCTTTGCATCTCTCTTTCAGTTCTATGTATCTTCAGTAGTGCTAGGTATGTTTTTGCTATATCTGCAATAATTTGTAGCCATACTGCATTTTAGCGTCAATTTATAATGCAGTGCTTCAAAATGAGTTGGTTATAAGAATTGCTTTATACTTTACATCAacttattcaaacattttttctaacatacagataaaaagacaacaacaaaattcTATAAGGAAAGTTtcttaagaagaaataaaacactGTCTTGATGATTCTATAGGTTTTACATTAACAGCATTTAGTGGCACTGAGTTTTAAAGTTTAGATATTCCAAATATTTGTAACACGTGTAAGGaagtacacaaaacatgtaatTCTTATGcttttattgataaaatctaCTGACAAAACCTGTTTAAAACATGCAGTCTTAAGGtacttctgcacgtttgataaaccggaagtgatggcataatgtcatttatctggaaaacgtatAACAAAGCCTGGATcaggcgtacggaaatgaaaatcattttatgaattcaCGGCAACCTGTGTgaaaaatttattacaatggcactgttactttttttctaaagtgaatataatgatattaaaacatctgacatgttaaataattcaaaaatatgtcttaaaattgactttaaatgtgcggttcactttaatcttggtcaaatatctcaaaaataagcacacggacctatacattttattataccacattataggtcataattatgtttatttatgactgtgagaagtttcattaaattttctttgtagaaaaatttctatttgcgaaaatgttatgaaagttgtgattttcccatagactcccattatgaaaaaacatgaggtccaaatttttcaaatcagtctagcaaaaaatcaagcacacggcactatcatttttatttgctgaatttaccaagtatattctgaagtttaaaaaaaatagggtttactcaaattctacattgtggaaaaaatttcaacccaaatgtgcagaactaccttaagataaTTTTTAACATAGTTTTGTAGACTAATCAACATTAATGTCAAAACATAACAGTTTTCCTAAAAATCTGTAAGGAAATGAACAATTAGGGgaagtaaaataatattaaactatttttagGTGAAACATTTATTGCAACATTTGCAACTGATAACAAAATAACTGAACAGTTCAACTGTAAACCTTGAATATAAAAGCCGGTAATTTGGTAAGTTCTCTTTGATTCAACTTCTGCCTTGTGAGCTGAAAGGGCATCTTGGtgatttatataataaacacatttGTTCTAAGTTATCTACCCTGTGCCTGTCAAAGGTAACCCAAAAATTTGGGGTCAAACTTTGGACAATTCATTAAAATGTGGTAATAATTTGTAATTTAATGAATGTATAATAAGGTGTAATACAGATCTGTTGATAATGAAAGTAGCAAGCATTTGTTACCAatgtaaaagaaaagaagaaagtaagtattttacataacaaatttacccaCTGTGTAGTATCTAAATTATTGGTTTCAGCAATAAAATGCTGGAAATTTGAAACTTGTAGTTCTTCCATTAGTCAATCAAAAGTGATGATATGGACTTTACCATTTTCTTCCTGTGCCAGTGCCACATTACAATAGCCCTCGGCTTGCATTTTTCCACCGTCATTGTCGACCATGTTACTCGTATCAAGACATGTCTCAAAGAAATGATCTGACAACCATTTATCATTGCAAGACTGGAAATAAcgtgcaagttcatatcttgcTCTGTACACTTCTTGATAGTCACCttaatatttcaagaaaaaaacaattttaaattagaTAACACATAAATTTTATAGAATCTGTTattcaaaattcatgaagaatcAAAGCTGTaattaacattgttttaaaatcaaACCAACTATGAACGTATTTCATTAAACTCAAGacaaacaagaagctgcattcaataaacgcttgatgcccccagtggcatccttgtcgatagattttgcacctaagtccagaacgaggtcaaggtcaaactgaggtcaggtgatgtttgaagatgaagaatggtcacagttaacatctgtattagtatcaattcattcttgtaagcggtactgatgctagatgaaacggtcccatttggttaaccaagagatggcccatataaagcaacctaagtacaaaatgaggtcaaggtcaaactgaagtcaggtgatgtctgaagatgaggaatggtcacaggttacatctgcataagtatcaagtcattctagtaagggatattgatgctagacggaacggtcccatttggttaacctcgtacggatggatgAACGAATGAAcaaacggacggatggacaggacaatcactatatgccccgcatcagtagatgctgggggcataaaaaagaataATCAGTTAAgtacttagtttttttttccccattaaGAGGCTTAGGTAAATGAACCCATGAAGAAAATCTTGTTTCCTTATTCACAGATGAACAATTACCCAAACAGAAAAATTATCATAGCCATCTGTGTGCAGCACTGCATGACCATGGTCATCATGCCAAGTGTCTAGTCACATCAAATGCAAAAAGTAAAGGCCTCAACTTAGCATCTTTATCAAAAACAAGTACAAtatgaatatatgagccgcgccatgagaaaaccaacatagtggctttgcgaccagcatggatccagaccagcctgtgcatccgcgcagtctggtcaggatccatgctgttcgctaacagtttctccaatttcaataggctttaaaagcgaacagcatggagactgaccagactgcgcggatgcgcaggctggtctggatccatgctggtcgcaaagccactatgttggttttcccatggcacggctcatatgacttTCAACTGAAAACTTAGTATACTGAAAATATGCATATGCTATGTAACCTATACAAAATCAGAGAAACAGCAAATTACCTTTTCTTTGAGCTGTTTCTGCTCTAGTTAAATGAAGTTTTAGCATATCCAATTTATCATGTTGATCCTCAAGTAATATCATATTCCACAGAAGTGATTCTGGTCCTGCTTGCACTCTTGTATCTTCTTGTCTTTTAATTAGTGCAAAAAGTTCACAGAATGATAAATGAAAACCATTTTGTAACATGTCCACACAcaaattatgtttatatgtattccgatatctgaaaaacaaaaccaGACAGACTTAAGTAAATAATCTAAACACTGAAAGCATGAATAAAATTTTAGTAAAAGTAAGAACAGATTTTATTACAGTGGAATATTTCTTATCTGAATATGCTCagacccaaaaacaaaaaaattggattagaggggttttcagattagaaaggtttctattttagacagaaaaaatatgttatttattaaacatGATGTGTATATCCAtctacagtcgacatcgtacttgcgaccacctctattaagcgatttttgtattaaacgaccggtcaaaatccctcccgaacgttttcagtacataaattcattccattaaacgactttttcattaaacgactagcgaccacattaatgtagtcccgacaggtaaaatattcgaaaaaagtatctattaagcgaccaggtaccaaaattctaccgggcatttcttcatctgtgtaattagtgGGTACGTTTTGCACATGACTGAATGCAACTAACCTTTGTATGAATTGTATCAGTCGAACttacaaacaatctagccataattttcacggtttgtgtacttggaaaagtgttcacgatgtaaaaacagatttttgaaccatacatgtatgttcgtAATTAATActgttacattaacagttaaaaataacttttcttttcatctgactgaaattcattaagagaccattccattaagagaccacttcttagcagtcccttgggtggtctcttaatacaatgtcgactgtactaATGAACAGATCAATAAAATATagttaagagttaggtccatgttttggagatcaccaaatcatagaaagaaagcattgttttacatgaaaattaaacagcatataaaacatgtatattattctacaaaaccattgtcaatttactcatatatttattgaattccggaaagggactgcatgaaggggccacacttctggacagttcagcgcctttaaaaactcaccatttttaaaaagctgttacatgtcttcgttttgatgcatttgcaacaatgtaccagtgtttaaacttaacataactatgtaaaacatcgtttttgacaattgtttacatttatttctttacaaatggcattcttttttaaagggggacaactcctttagaatattttaaatatccatttctatgggacagaacagtaaaacatgtattgaacagataagttgtttgtaaagatgttgttcgtttactaaaaatttctgttgttttgtgatatactgctaaaccttaaacaaTAAGCAACATGTAGATTGGTTTAGTGTGATgtcaattttcttgttaatttaacatttcaatattaattataaacattGATTTCGCCTGTGCTTATTGCATGCATCTACAAAGCAAACATCTGACATGTCTTATGACATGTGTTAGGGGGCCGATTGTTTGCTGACACCTTTCTTAAAGAGCAATAATTAAAGTTGTATACATTATaactcaaagaagtataaatacataatttatttttataggcATTAGCTCTTTGATATATTCAAGTTCAGAAATGAGCAAGAATAAAATCAGAATCATTTATAATCATGAATTATGATGACCATGGTTCAGATTAGAGAAGTAGATTTTTAAGTATGTGTATTATAAATCTGGTATCTCAAAAGTTTGTGCCTTTTCAGAGTAGACAGGTTTCAGATTACAAATAGAGAAGGAATAAAAATATTGGTACCAAATCATTTGTAAAGTTAAGAGAGGTTTCAGATTAGAGGGATTCGGATGAAGGAGGTTCAagtgtatatcaaaatttcaagtGAGTACTAGTCAGCTGCAGATACAACCTGATTTTTAAATAGTCtggaacttcaaaaaaaaaaaaccaccataatttagatataaataagaaattcaatCAAATAATGACCAACAATTCTTACGCTGTCGTCTGCCTTTTTGTTAGCATAGGCTGAGAAAATGCTTGATCTGTTTCCagtagttttttctttttctgtatagGCTTTAACCTTCCACTTGGAGGTCCCTTTGGTGGTGCTGGTGCAAAGTGTACTGGTTGACTATGTTTCATGGAGCCAATCATTCCTGTATTACCCCCACTCTTGGCTCCGTGAATTGGGGGTAAAGTATGTGCAGCCGCCATCTTGGCCTCTGCTAAAAGAAAACATGCTAACATATTACTCTAAAACATATTGCATGTCAAAAGACCAGATCTGACCAGAATATGTAAACACAAAGAAGAAGCTGAGTTTTACTTGTTCTAAGATGCAAAAGGTATGACAAAATTGTAATAATCTAGAAAATATGATGAACAATATCTGAGAATGGACTAACATAGCATCATAAGTCTACAGGCAGCAGTTAAATTTACAGAATTCAACTTTAAATCAAATTCTTTAGAGCAAGGACACAGGAAATTGacacaaacaaatgaaataaaattttaggtCAATAATATTCTGGCCAATTCTGCATCCAATTATTCTATTTGTTCCCCAAACTGTGAAAAGAGCCAGGCCAATGTGATTACTCCAATAGGAAtgcagggttcaaatttagacaagcatacaagctaaatgctagtggaattttgaaaagctagtgggtttgaaatgtactagctaatttcagctagtcaataatatatgatattttcTTGTTCAACAAAAAATGACacaagctattttaagctaatagaaaacatttttgtttttgactggctactaacagagatcaatcagtaagttttggccagtaaaatattaatagagtaattaaatattattaactttagccggtagcttttcattttagctagtgatcaaaaagggcactagctaatttcagctagtacaaactattgttaaatttgacccctgggaatgcaaacaagagctgtctgtaagacagcgcgctcgacttttctcagtgcttgactctgaattagagctttgccagtaaaaaaaatccaagttaaaaagggacataattctgtcaaaattaaaatcagagttatgggaattgtgtttcctggtgtagactttgacagaaaataactcttttgagtttcaagtcaaaagctttaatagtaacagagatattttactttatcaaaaaaaaattttttaattctaagttaaaaaggggcataattctgtcaaaattcaaatcagagttatgggaattttgtctcctggtgtagactttgatagtcaaAAACtgtttgagtttcaagtcaaaagctttgataataacagagatatttgactttatcaaaaactttaaccaaaaattctaagttaaaaaggggcataattctgtcaaaattcaaatcagagttatggggattgtttctcctggtgtagactttgatagtaaatatctattttaagtttcaagtcaatagctttgatagtaacagagatatttgactttatcaaaaactttaaccaatggcgacgccgacgccggggcgagtgcaatagctctacattttcttcgaaaagtcgagctaaaaattatactCTCACATCGATGCTTAAAAGTTCCAAAACAATATCTGCTCTCTGGAATCTTGGGAAAAGACTGGGCTATGAATATTAATAAATGTGAGGTAATGAGTATTACCCGAAGAAAAATCCAAATTTCCTTATATCCATTGTAGTATAGAACTAAAACAATTGAAAACAACTGCAAAATATCTTGGTATTAGAATCGTTAAAGTTCTAAATTGGATCCAACATACAAACAATGTAACGGTGGAGCCAAATAACTCTTTAAGGtttatatacaaacaataaataaGTCAGACAAGCAGCTAATGACACATTTATAAGAACACAGAATCAAATCAcgagtacagtctaacctgtcttaagcagccagccaggggaagcagacaacttggccgcttaagccaggtgaccgctgatcggaggggcagccagtatatatatatttcagactaATTCTGACCAGTGTTCAATCATGactttagcctttaggcccatttcttttttgtttaactattattattttaccaggatacatttACGTGCATTTGCCTTTGCAATGTtcacgaatggtcttcttagcaatcaacaactccggcgtgtttttttacaacaaaaatggtcatagacgattttccaacttcaaaacaagtttgattacgattttcgccattttggtaaagggaagctactctccgcgcttactgtctacgctaaaatctaagattgccgtaacgttccgtaaaagatcgagtggtttatatttctttcaaacaaaatcaatttcatattatataaattcaataatattttgatgaaagaaatacaaaaaaaaatcacaaatattatgatactacacgtaattaaagatcgagtattatctttaaccgagatcaaactgcgaacaacaaaattgacacgaggtgacacgcaaattgctgataattactggccatttgatcgcAACAAAGAGCatcacacctttggttatcagtttgaattgagaagctcatgtcattttgtcgtttttGTGGTGACGTCACGCGACacttagcaatcacgtgtttCTCAAAATGTCACCATTGCACATCAAATATACAACTTCTATTGTCTACCAGCCGTTCGATTATCTTCGGCGTCACGTGTCTGTCATCGGTGGTTGATTTCTTGTCTGCTTCTATGGACACAGCTTGCAATTTAGCAACCTGTTAAATCCAATTTTAAACATGGCCGCATGACTGACCGCTGACCGTCTAATGCAGGCCGTTTTTATGCTTTGGGAGGCAATCTGAGTGGCTGCTGGCCGCGGACAGCAGGTGCCCGCTGAATCAAAGTATAAAATAGAGGGAATTTCATCGGGGGCGTCTCAAACTGACCGTAATGTCAGGTGACCGCTGATTCAAGGTGACCGTTAAGGCAGATTAGACTGTATACTCTTCTTGAATGGGGCAATTAATGAAGAAGATGATGGTGATAAGAATACTGCTTGCCTGGCACCCTTGCAAAATCACCTTTGCAGTAAAATTTAGTGTCCAGAGCACTGCTATAAGATATGTCTGTAATAATTATGGTTTTACTAGCAGTGTCAAAATAAGACATCCTAGCAAATTTACCAGTGGACCATCTATCGTAACAaaacaggtcaaccaagaaagctaaccaaaccctagggtttctacgaagaaacattaaggtcaaatcccaacccattaagaccattgctttccagactctagtccgaccccagctcgaatatgcctccgaggtatggtcgccccacacccaaactcaaattgacggaattgaaagcgtccaaaagagagccgcccgttggctcaagaccgactacggccgtacttccagtgtaacagatatgctacactccctaaaccttcgtcgactggatttaaggcgtatagattctaagttatcactcttctataagattcatcatgatctggttgctatcccaatcgattacctgaccccaatgacccacTATGttcgctatggccattccctaagttataggttaattaaataatcactgactattacaagttttcttattttccgagaacagtgtaccattggaaccaacttcccccagtgtcgcccatctccctaccctagagcagttaagtgctgcagtttgcagcctagAACATGTCTcaccctagttatcctgcaaactcaagttttaatctttttatatcaccaaatttatttttagtttcttcactctaaattttttatcactatattctttctcttcttgattttgacgcgcaaaacgtctacgttcccgcaaggggttgaCGTCAACAGCAAATAGATAGATCTATCTTCCATTATGTCTAGATTCTAACCCTTTACAGTGATGTAGACAATGGCATTATTGTCTGAGACATTTGCACCAATTTAGTATCTTGATTGACTGAAGACAAACATGCCTATTATGCCATGGGCATGACATGACATGCGATGCTATATATTTGGCAATAAGGTAGGCAACACCTATTTTCATATAATGACAACCCAACAAACATGACTGGCCAGAAACTAGGAGATTCTCCTAACGACCTAAGCCTGCtgaattgataaaacaaatttcataCGTTTTGTGGTATTGTTAATTCGAAAAAGTccatatttataacaaaaactgCTATGTATCTATCAAAAATAACACTAATGTCTACCTTTGTTATCGTTTTTTAAACTACATGAAAAACTGTCTTATTTGGCAGCCATTGAGCTTCCTGTTGTCATGACAAATATGGTCAGAGGTGAATTTTGCAACCATTTAAATTAACAAAGCATATTGAATACATTTATGAATAacttttgaaagttattttttattattacagtaatatgagttattttatcacacttaaataatttttaatattaatgGTTGTTTAACGGACCGACGAGCACCTGTTCCACCGGTGAAACAAGCGTCTGTGCGGACCAATTAATTTTTCATCTTATTGCTAAAATACAAAGAATCTGTTTACTAACATTGACATCGAAAGCCTGACACAGATTCCAAATTATGGTTATTTAAGCTATAAGCCTATACCAAGCACagttaattgtttgttttattcacAACTACATTTTAATTCTCTCAAGTTCATCCTAATCAATGGACGCTTATTGCATTTGTAGTGTAAAAAACAATATCTATTGATCAGTTGACACTGGAAACGAACCCACTGGAAATTATGACTTTTTATGACGTTTATCATTAGAAAGCAAGATGACTAGTCATTGGGGTGAGATTCCTGTAGTACAAGATAATGATCCAGCAACTGCAGCTATTGAACGTGAGCAGATGACAAAACTGCGACCAATGGAGATAGAGGGACCAAGACTTCATCAGCCATCCAGCAGGCATTACCCACCTACTAATGAGTAAGATATAAATAATTCATATGATaactatttataaatatatactcGCTATATAAttgtttagttaaaataaataaattcaaccTGAATACAATTGCAACTCGAGCAGCTGGCTTCCAATATTTTAGCTGTGATGGTCACTTACGCATAGCCTGCACGTTTAAAAGCCGATCTCTACAAACGAAAAGTTTCAGTTAGCCCCAACAATATCAGCTTgctaaacaaagtgataaaaccAGGGACACGTCTGCTAATGGGAATAGATAATTGAAACATTTCATCCGTAGAGACTTATTCTGTGTATACTATTTCAAAGTAATTAATGGGGTCAGTCTAGTATTTGGGGAAACCTTTAAATGTTTCGAAAGTGCGATCATGCAGGATATATGATTTATAATGTGACCGAATGTTTGgtcattaatttctttttcatttgattaacgTATAAACGGtacatttgtgtgaaaaaatgggatttttaaaaaaagacattacACTAGACCAGCTAGTGCCTGTGGTGCAATCCACATTCATTGTCTATGATCTTCATGT
This window of the Mercenaria mercenaria strain notata chromosome 5, MADL_Memer_1, whole genome shotgun sequence genome carries:
- the LOC123556583 gene encoding tetratricopeptide repeat protein 29-like isoform X2, encoding MAAAHTLPPIHGAKSGGNTGMIGSMKHSQPVHFAPAPPKGPPSGRLKPIQKKKKLLETDQAFSQPMLTKRQTTAYRNTYKHNLCVDMLQNGFHLSFCELFALIKRQEDTRVQAGPESLLWNMILLEDQHDKLDMLKLHLTRAETAQRKGDYQEVYRARYELARYFQSCNDKWLSDHFFETCLDTSNMVDNDGGKMQAEGYCNVALAQEENADYYNAAENFEAYYGLASQNKDWTTADGITFHTDACIHLARIYTTIGERVEQEDVELMLEYLTKAYNSTKESQQQKLEGEAAYRLGLAADTAADSDTALVHLNTYLDICRSTDDKEGIGKACDAIAKTFARQGRVEESIEYLKQFVTVAEKSGQEHAYSKACHNLGNIYNTLGKYDEATKYFDKAYNLSRSMGEVASINVNRVQFGVAMAHKMLQGIGGHIVANHLPALERLIEWKSSRVDDFDKPFPEPKAESPKPATPPAPVREEKTDVSATSEQQEEAAPREQTETSMADTETDTTAQD
- the LOC123556583 gene encoding tetratricopeptide repeat protein 29-like isoform X1, yielding MAAAHTLPPIHGAKSGGNTGMIGSMKHSQPVHFAPAPPKGPPSGRLKPIQKKKKLLETDQAFSQPMLTKRQTTAYRNTYKHNLCVDMLQNGFHLSFCELFALIKRQEDTRVQAGPESLLWNMILLEDQHDKLDMLKLHLTRAETAQRKGDYQEVYRARYELARYFQSCNDKWLSDHFFETCLDTSNMVDNDGGKMQAEGYCNVALAQEENAHKAEVESKRTYQITGFYIQADYYNAAENFEAYYGLASQNKDWTTADGITFHTDACIHLARIYTTIGERVEQEDVELMLEYLTKAYNSTKESQQQKLEGEAAYRLGLAADTAADSDTALVHLNTYLDICRSTDDKEGIGKACDAIAKTFARQGRVEESIEYLKQFVTVAEKSGQEHAYSKACHNLGNIYNTLGKYDEATKYFDKAYNLSRSMGEVASINVNRVQFGVAMAHKMLQGIGGHIVANHLPALERLIEWKSSRVDDFDKPFPEPKAESPKPATPPAPVREEKTDVSATSEQQEEAAPREQTETSMADTETDTTAQD